Genomic segment of Bacteroidales bacterium:
AATCCCAACCGTTGGTTATATACTTGATATAACTGAATAAGAGGACATGCAGAAGCTCTCCAAAACCGGGAATATGAAAATAATCTTTGATATAAACGGGCCTGTTTCGACGCCCGGCTAAATCAGCAGGTATTGGAATACCCACTGTAATTCCCTGGATCACCCGCATATTGCCAGAAGATCATCTTTTAGGGCTGGTTGAAATTACTTGGCACAGCATTTGCTTATGAATTACCAGAACCAATAAACTGAACACCATGAAAACAATACACGCCATATATACATTCATAGTCCTCGCAGCAGCCACCATGTTCGTGAGTGCCCAGGACTATCCCGATGAATATCTTGGTCTGCCGGGAGACAACCTGAACCTCTATGCCGTTATGAACCTTTTCCAGGAAGCGGAGACTCTTGAAAAATTTGAGCAGGCGCTGAATAGTGAAGAACAAATGATCAATAACCTGGACCTGAATGGGGACAACCTCATTGATTATATAACGGTTTCTGATTACGTCGACGGGAATGTTCACAACATCGTTCTGCGTGCCGCCCTGAACCGCAGTGAGCAGCAGGACATAGCCGTTTTCATAGTGGAGAATATGTCGAATGGAGGCGTGCAGATTCAATTGATCGGGGATGAAGCGCTCTACGGTCCGAATTACATTGTGGAGCCCATCTATGCAGAAACCCCCAATCCGGGATACACTGGGAAGGCCTACAGGAGCAATGTAAATGTGGTCCATACGACCTATTATGATATTGCAGCATGGCCGTTGATCAGATATATCTACCATCCCGGATACGTGGGATGGCGGTCATCCTGGTACTGGGGTTACTATCCCTCTTACTGGCGCCCCTGGAGAGCCCACTACTGGCACTATTACTACGGGTACCACTATCACTGGCACAACCATTACTATACCCACTATCGTCACTGGGATCATTACCGGAGCAGGCACTACACTACTTACTATCGAAGCAAAGTGCGCGTGTACAGTCCGACCGTGGTCGTAAACATCAATAATAACCGGTACAGGACCACCTATTCACGTCCGGATCAGAGACGTGCCGGAGAAAACTATTACGCACAAAGATCCAGCAGCAGACCATCTGTAACAAGTACCAGACGAAATACAAATACTGCGGTCCAGCGGAGCCAGTCCAGCAGAAGCAGCACGGTCCAGCGGAGCCAGTCCAGCAGAAGCAGCACGGTCCAGCGCAGCCAGCCTGCCAACAACAGGAGCTCGGTCCAGCGCAGCAGCAGTAATAAAGCTACTCCTGCTGTGCAGAGGAGCACCAGCAGCAGCAGAAGCGGCACGGTCCAGCGCAATCAGCCTAGTAAGAGCAAGAGTTCTGTCCAGCGCAGCCAGCCCAGCAGAAGCAAGAGTTCGGTCCAGCGCAACCAGCCCAGCAGAAGCAAGAGTTCGGTCCAGCGCAGCAGCAGTAGCAGCAGCCGGAAGAGTGCAGAAAGCCGCAGTAGCAGCAATTCATCACGAAGAAGATAAACTTACTGCATATTATCTGCCGCAACGAAAGCGTTTAGTATTCCTGCTAAACGCTTTTGTTGTTTGCTTTTTCCTCTGACTTCAAAGGATCAATCCAGACTGCCGAAGACTTTTTCAAGGAGAGGAGTGACGCGCGCAGAGACATTGGTCCTGATTTTCTTTTCTTCATCCTGCACTTTCAGGAACATACCGTCAAGGGCCCTGTTGGTAAGATAATCATCCAGGTCGGTATTCACCGCTTCGAAGCCGCCCATTTTCCCGACTACCGAAGAGGCGAAGCTGTTCCATCTTCCGGTAAGGGCTTCCCAGGATTCTTTGGTAGAAATTCCACCCAGGATATCCTTCTCGGTCGATTGCCTGATTTTTGGCTTATATAATTGGTAAAGATCCGCGCGGGTCGTATTGCTGAGGTACTGAGTGGCCGCATTGTCGGGCCCTTTCAGAATGGTAAACGCATCCCTGATGGTCATCTGGGTAATGCTGTTCACGAATATAGGAGCTACTTCTTTGGCCGCATCCTCAGCCGCCCGGTTGATCCTCAGGATCACATCCTCCACCAGTTTATCTCCTCCCGGAATCCTGCCAAGGTTGTCGATAATGACGGAGGCTTCTTCCGGTAAGAGAATCTTCACGAGTTCGTCCCCGTAGTAACCATCCACAGCAGAAAGGATGGACGAAGAGTTTTTCGATCCTATTATCAGGGCCTCTTTTAAGCCTTTTGCCACGTCTGCTTCCGTTAAGGGAACATCCGCAGGGAGAGATTGCATGAGTGTGTTTAGTTCTGCACATC
This window contains:
- a CDS encoding DUF4197 domain-containing protein; the encoded protein is MIKKRLLIPVLSVILLSGCAELNTLMQSLPADVPLTEADVAKGLKEALIIGSKNSSSILSAVDGYYGDELVKILLPEEASVIIDNLGRIPGGDKLVEDVILRINRAAEDAAKEVAPIFVNSITQMTIRDAFTILKGPDNAATQYLSNTTRADLYQLYKPKIRQSTEKDILGGISTKESWEALTGRWNSFASSVVGKMGGFEAVNTDLDDYLTNRALDGMFLKVQDEEKKIRTNVSARVTPLLEKVFGSLD